Below is a window of Acidobacteriota bacterium DNA.
GCGTCGGATAGGTGAGGGCCAGCGGGGCCACCGATTCGAAGAGAAACACCGCCGTGCGCGTCGCGCCCAGCGTGAAGCCCAATTTAGGGAACAGGACGAGCAGCGACCCGCCGATCAGGGCCTTGACCACTCCGACAAAGAAAATGAAGCGCAGGGAGCCGGCGTCCAGCAGCGGCGCCTTGGGACTGCGTGGGGGCTGCTGCATCACGCCCGGATTCCGGTCCAGCCCCAACGCCAGCGCCGACGGGCCGTTGGCGATCACGTTGATCCAGAGCAACTGCACCGCCGTTAGCGGCAACAACAGCCCTCCCGCTTCGTCTGTCAGACCGATGAGAAAAGACCCCACCGTTCCGCCCACTACCAGTAACACCAGCGCCACGTTGACGGAGAAGAGGAAGCGGTTGAACTTCTGGATGTTCTCGTAAATGCTGCGCCCTTCCTCGACGGCCGCAATGATGGTGGCGAAGTTGTCATCCACCAGTACCAGGTCGGCCACTTCGCGCGACACGTCGCTGCCGCGCTGCCCCATCGCCACGCCGACGTCCGAACGCTTCAGCGCGGGCGCGTCGTTGACGCCGTCACCGGTCATCGCCACGACCTCGCCATTTTCTTTTAACGCCTCGACCAGCCGCAGCTTGTGCTCCGGCGCGACGCGGGCGAAGACGTTGGCCTCCCGCACGGCATCGCGCAGGGCCTCCGCCGAGAGCGTCTCTAGGTCATGGCCCGTTAAAACGCGGCTCGGCGGAATGCCGACTTCGTGAGCCACCGCCAGCGCGGTCGCCGGGTGGTCGCCCGTCACCATGATGACCCGAATGCCCGCCTCCAGCGCCTCCCGGATAGACCCGGGCACTTCGGGGCGGGGCGGGTCCCAGAGCAGCACCAGCCCCAGAAACGTCAGACCTTCCTCCGCTTCCCCTTCGCGGAAGGCAAGGGCCAGCACGCGGAAGCCGTCCCGTGCGTAGGCCTCGGCCTTCTCTTCCCAGTTGCGCCGGTCGGCCTCGGCCAGACGGCTGCGCTGCAACAGCACTTCCGGCGCGCCTTTCAGGTAACTGACCAGGTTCTCATTTTCGACGACGGTGGCGCGCATGTACTTATATGAGCTGTCGAAGGGAAGACTGCTTCGGCGGGGGAAACGCTGTCGCAGGCCCGCCGGGTCATGGCCGCGCCCACGCGCGTACTCCAGCAGCGCAAGTTCCAACGGGTCTCCCGCACCGCTCCCGTCTTCGGCGTCGTTGGCCAGCGCCATCGCCCGCAGGGCCCGCTCCGTGTCAGAGCTGTCCACGTTCCGGACGTGCATCCGGTTCTCGGTCAGCGTGCCTGTCTTATCGGTGGCGATGACGGTCACCGAGCCGAGCGCCTCGACGGCGCTCAGGCGGCGCACCACGGCCTTGCGCTTCGCCATCCGCTCCACCCCCAGCGTCAGCGTCAGCGTCAGCACGGCGGGCAGGCCTTCGGGGATGGCGGCGACGGCCAGGGCGACGGCGAACATCAGCACGTGCCCGAGCCGCCCGACCCCTTCAATGAATAATCCGCCGATCACCAGCAGAATGGACATCACCAGAATGACGATGGCGATCTGCTTACCAAAAACCGCTAACCGCTTCTCGAGCGGCGTCTGCCCGGCTTCGATGCCGCCGATCATTACGGCCAGCCGCCCCATCGCGCTGCCAGTCCCAGTGCGGGAGACTTCGG
It encodes the following:
- a CDS encoding cation-transporting P-type ATPase, whose product is MLESTLEYSVTQDLFTHHGLTAAEAQSRLLQHGQNALPEKPPKPFWLRFLRQFQSPLIYILLFALVVDVVIFILEGVTGFPAESLAIALILLLNAGLGVYQESKSEAALARLKAMSAPLVWVRRDGQLVHMPGTELVPGDVVRVEAGDRIPADGVLHQAEGVMVDESVLTGESVPVEKEDSGEVFSGTLLVRGKGYAEVSRTGTGSAMGRLAVMIGGIEAGQTPLEKRLAVFGKQIAIVILVMSILLVIGGLFIEGVGRLGHVLMFAVALAVAAIPEGLPAVLTLTLTLGVERMAKRKAVVRRLSAVEALGSVTVIATDKTGTLTENRMHVRNVDSSDTERALRAMALANDAEDGSGAGDPLELALLEYARGRGHDPAGLRQRFPRRSSLPFDSSYKYMRATVVENENLVSYLKGAPEVLLQRSRLAEADRRNWEEKAEAYARDGFRVLALAFREGEAEEGLTFLGLVLLWDPPRPEVPGSIREALEAGIRVIMVTGDHPATALAVAHEVGIPPSRVLTGHDLETLSAEALRDAVREANVFARVAPEHKLRLVEALKENGEVVAMTGDGVNDAPALKRSDVGVAMGQRGSDVSREVADLVLVDDNFATIIAAVEEGRSIYENIQKFNRFLFSVNVALVLLVVGGTVGSFLIGLTDEAGGLLLPLTAVQLLWINVIANGPSALALGLDRNPGVMQQPPRSPKAPLLDAGSLRFIFFVGVVKALIGGSLLVLFPKLGFTLGATRTAVFLFESVAPLALTYPTRRINNDRPLVNPALHLSVALGVGIQLLTIFLPGLRGLLGLESLGETALVTVAATILLGWGIAEVYVLSQAVKRRQA